From Vigna unguiculata cultivar IT97K-499-35 chromosome 5, ASM411807v1, whole genome shotgun sequence, the proteins below share one genomic window:
- the LOC114184113 gene encoding cellulose synthase-like protein H1 isoform X2 has translation MANQEHDDPLYEKVWFKRRYQRVMDTSILLLLLLLLSYRLFSHNNFTIPWTLAFICESYFTITWIIILSTKWTPALTKTHPDRLLQRVPELPRVDLFVATADPVLEPPIITINTVLSLLALDYPTNKLACYVSDDGCSPLTFYALLEASKFAKFWVPFCKKNKIQLRAPFSYFSSVATTNSEHSPELKQEWSRMKDMYDNLSRKIQDVTRKQIPLQLDDGEFTVFSNTERRNHPTIIKVISENKDGVSDGLPHLIYVSREKKPHQTHNYKAGAMNVLTRVSGLMSNAPFMLNVDCDMVVNNPEIVLHALSILMDSKSGKEVAFVQCFQQFYDGIKDDPFGNQRVSAFEYVIRGMAGLQGPHYSGTNTFHRRNVIYGLCPEEIEIGRKGKLGEKKLLTQQFGSSKEFIKSADHALDWKTNFHNDSSPSDCIEAAIKVAGCEYECGTWWGEKIGWLYGSIVEDVPTGLNIHRRGWRSECCTPDPIAFTGCAPRGLHTSMVQQKRWATGVTETFFGKHSPIMGMIFGKIQFRAGLSYYGVVDWGLRGVFNICYALLPAYCIITDTSIFPKGPGLWIPIALFVIYSVHTLLEYLKIGLSIRNWWNNQRMSIIATTSAWFIGFLSVMLKLAGVSDPVFEITDKEQLSSSDADGNDGDAGRFTFDESPVFVVGTTILLVQLGAMLIRFLRLQPSHSENGCGIGEFISSTYVVVCYFPYLKGLFGSGKYGIPLSTTCKSAISAFVFVHLCRK, from the exons ATGGCAAACCAAGAACATGATGACCCTCTCTATGAAAAAGTTTGGTTCAAACGCAGATATCAAAGAGTTATGGACACCTCCATTTTACTCCTCCTTCTCTTGCTTCTTAGTTATCGTCTTTTCTCACACAACAACTTCACTATCCCATGGACCCTTGCTTTTATATGTGAATCCTATTTCACCATCACTTGGATCATCATTCTCAGCACCAAGTGGACCCCTGCACTCACCAAAACCCACCCAGATCGTCTCTTGCAAAG GGTACCTGAACTTCCACGAGTAGATTTGTTTGTGGCAACAGCAGATCCTGTTCTTGAACCACCCATCATCACAATCAACACTGTGTTATCTCTTCTAGCACTCGATTATCCCACCAACAAACTGGCTTGCTATGTTTCTGACGATGGTTGTTCCCCTCTTACCTTCTATGCTCTTCTGGAAGCTTCCAAATTCGCTAAGTTTTGGGTACCTTTCtgtaagaaaaacaaaattcaactGAGGGCACCCTTCAGCTACTTCTCCAGTGTTGCCACCACTAACAGTGAACATTCACCAGAACTCAAGCAAGAATGGTCACGAATGAAG GATATGTATGACAATCTTAGCCGAAAAATTCAAGATGTGACAAGGAAACAAATTCCACTACAACTTGATGATGGAGAATTCACAGTTTTCTCTAATACAGAACGAAGAAACCACCCGACCATAATCAAG GTTATATCGGAGAATAAGGATGGTGTTTCTGATGGATTGCCTCACCTAATATACGTATCTAGAGAGAAGAAGCCACATCAAACACATAATTACAAAGCTGGAGCCATGAATGTGTTG ACAAGAGTCTCTGGATTGATGAGCAATGCCCCCTTTATGTTGAACGTAGACTGTGACATGGTTGTGAACAATCCCGAGATTGTTCTGCATGCTCTGTCCATTTTGATGGATTCCAAGAGTGGAAAGGAAGTTGCTTTTGTTCAATGTTTTCAGCAATTCTACGATGGGATAAAAGACGACCCTTTTGGAAATCAGCGAGTGTCTGCATTTGAG TACGTAATACGGGGAATGGCAGGACTTCAAGGACCCCACTATTCAGGAACTAACACATTCCACAGAAGAAATGTTATTTACGGTCTTTGTCCTGAAGAAATCGAAATTGGCAGAAAAG GAAAATTGGGTGAAAAGAAACTATTAACACAGCAATTTGGAAGTTCAAAGGAGTTTATAAAATCAGCAGATCATGCTTTGGATTGGAAAACAAACTTTCATAATGATAGCAGTCCTTCAGATTGTATTGAGGCAGCAATTAAAGTTGCTGGATGTGAGTATGAATGCGGTACTTGGTGGGGTGAAAAG ATTGGATGGCTTTATGGATCAATCGTAGAAGATGTACCAACAGGGTTGAATATTCATAGAAGAGGTTGGAGATCAGAGTGTTGCACCCCAGATCCTATTGCCTTCACAGGGTGTGCTCCAAGAGGATTACATACTTCAATGGTGCAACAAAAGAGATGGGCCACAGGTGTCACTGAAACCTTCTTTGGAAAGCATTCTCCTATTATGGGAATGATCTTTGGTAAGATCCAATTCAGGGCAGGTTTATCTTATTATGGGGTCGTGGATTGGGGCTTGCGCggtgtatttaatatttgttatgcACTCCTACCTGCATATTGCATAATCACCGATACCAGTATCTTTCCAAAG GGACCTGGTCTGTGGATTCCAATTGCTCTTTTTGTGATTTACAGCGTACACACTCTTTTAGAGTACCTTAAAATTGGGTTGTCCATTAGAAATTGGTGGAATAATCAGAGAATGAGCATAATAGCAACCACAAGTGCATGGTTTATTGGGTTTTTGAGCGTCATGCTTAAGCTAGCAGGGGTATCTGATCCTGTGTTTGAAATAACAGATAAGGAACAACTCTCAAGTTCTGATGCTGATGGAAACGATGGAGATGCTGGAAGGTTCACATTCGATGAGTCTCCAGTTTTTGTGGTCGGCACCACCATTTTGTTGGTGCAATTGGGAGCCATGCTGATAAGGTTTTTGAGGTTGCAACCATCTCATAGTGAAAATGGTTGTGGAATAGGGGAGTTCATATCTAGCACATATGTGGTTGTGTGTTACTTTCCGTACCTCAAAGGATTGTTTGGCAGTGGAAAGTATGGGATTCCACTGTCCACCACATGCAAGTCAGCAATCTCGGCTTTTGTCTTTGTGCACTTATGTAGAAAGTAA
- the LOC114184113 gene encoding cellulose synthase-like protein H1 isoform X1, with product MANQEHDDPLYEKVWFKRRYQRVMDTSILLLLLLLLSYRLFSHNNFTIPWTLAFICESYFTITWIIILSTKWTPALTKTHPDRLLQRVPELPRVDLFVATADPVLEPPIITINTVLSLLALDYPTNKLACYVSDDGCSPLTFYALLEASKFAKFWVPFCKKNKIQLRAPFSYFSSVATTNSEHSPELKQEWSRMKDMYDNLSRKIQDVTRKQIPLQLDDGEFTVFSNTERRNHPTIIKVISENKDGVSDGLPHLIYVSREKKPHQTHNYKAGAMNVLTRVSGLMSNAPFMLNVDCDMVVNNPEIVLHALSILMDSKSGKEVAFVQCFQQFYDGIKDDPFGNQRVSAFEYVIRGMAGLQGPHYSGTNTFHRRNVIYGLCPEEIEIGRKAGKLGEKKLLTQQFGSSKEFIKSADHALDWKTNFHNDSSPSDCIEAAIKVAGCEYECGTWWGEKIGWLYGSIVEDVPTGLNIHRRGWRSECCTPDPIAFTGCAPRGLHTSMVQQKRWATGVTETFFGKHSPIMGMIFGKIQFRAGLSYYGVVDWGLRGVFNICYALLPAYCIITDTSIFPKGPGLWIPIALFVIYSVHTLLEYLKIGLSIRNWWNNQRMSIIATTSAWFIGFLSVMLKLAGVSDPVFEITDKEQLSSSDADGNDGDAGRFTFDESPVFVVGTTILLVQLGAMLIRFLRLQPSHSENGCGIGEFISSTYVVVCYFPYLKGLFGSGKYGIPLSTTCKSAISAFVFVHLCRK from the exons ATGGCAAACCAAGAACATGATGACCCTCTCTATGAAAAAGTTTGGTTCAAACGCAGATATCAAAGAGTTATGGACACCTCCATTTTACTCCTCCTTCTCTTGCTTCTTAGTTATCGTCTTTTCTCACACAACAACTTCACTATCCCATGGACCCTTGCTTTTATATGTGAATCCTATTTCACCATCACTTGGATCATCATTCTCAGCACCAAGTGGACCCCTGCACTCACCAAAACCCACCCAGATCGTCTCTTGCAAAG GGTACCTGAACTTCCACGAGTAGATTTGTTTGTGGCAACAGCAGATCCTGTTCTTGAACCACCCATCATCACAATCAACACTGTGTTATCTCTTCTAGCACTCGATTATCCCACCAACAAACTGGCTTGCTATGTTTCTGACGATGGTTGTTCCCCTCTTACCTTCTATGCTCTTCTGGAAGCTTCCAAATTCGCTAAGTTTTGGGTACCTTTCtgtaagaaaaacaaaattcaactGAGGGCACCCTTCAGCTACTTCTCCAGTGTTGCCACCACTAACAGTGAACATTCACCAGAACTCAAGCAAGAATGGTCACGAATGAAG GATATGTATGACAATCTTAGCCGAAAAATTCAAGATGTGACAAGGAAACAAATTCCACTACAACTTGATGATGGAGAATTCACAGTTTTCTCTAATACAGAACGAAGAAACCACCCGACCATAATCAAG GTTATATCGGAGAATAAGGATGGTGTTTCTGATGGATTGCCTCACCTAATATACGTATCTAGAGAGAAGAAGCCACATCAAACACATAATTACAAAGCTGGAGCCATGAATGTGTTG ACAAGAGTCTCTGGATTGATGAGCAATGCCCCCTTTATGTTGAACGTAGACTGTGACATGGTTGTGAACAATCCCGAGATTGTTCTGCATGCTCTGTCCATTTTGATGGATTCCAAGAGTGGAAAGGAAGTTGCTTTTGTTCAATGTTTTCAGCAATTCTACGATGGGATAAAAGACGACCCTTTTGGAAATCAGCGAGTGTCTGCATTTGAG TACGTAATACGGGGAATGGCAGGACTTCAAGGACCCCACTATTCAGGAACTAACACATTCCACAGAAGAAATGTTATTTACGGTCTTTGTCCTGAAGAAATCGAAATTGGCAGAAAAG cAGGAAAATTGGGTGAAAAGAAACTATTAACACAGCAATTTGGAAGTTCAAAGGAGTTTATAAAATCAGCAGATCATGCTTTGGATTGGAAAACAAACTTTCATAATGATAGCAGTCCTTCAGATTGTATTGAGGCAGCAATTAAAGTTGCTGGATGTGAGTATGAATGCGGTACTTGGTGGGGTGAAAAG ATTGGATGGCTTTATGGATCAATCGTAGAAGATGTACCAACAGGGTTGAATATTCATAGAAGAGGTTGGAGATCAGAGTGTTGCACCCCAGATCCTATTGCCTTCACAGGGTGTGCTCCAAGAGGATTACATACTTCAATGGTGCAACAAAAGAGATGGGCCACAGGTGTCACTGAAACCTTCTTTGGAAAGCATTCTCCTATTATGGGAATGATCTTTGGTAAGATCCAATTCAGGGCAGGTTTATCTTATTATGGGGTCGTGGATTGGGGCTTGCGCggtgtatttaatatttgttatgcACTCCTACCTGCATATTGCATAATCACCGATACCAGTATCTTTCCAAAG GGACCTGGTCTGTGGATTCCAATTGCTCTTTTTGTGATTTACAGCGTACACACTCTTTTAGAGTACCTTAAAATTGGGTTGTCCATTAGAAATTGGTGGAATAATCAGAGAATGAGCATAATAGCAACCACAAGTGCATGGTTTATTGGGTTTTTGAGCGTCATGCTTAAGCTAGCAGGGGTATCTGATCCTGTGTTTGAAATAACAGATAAGGAACAACTCTCAAGTTCTGATGCTGATGGAAACGATGGAGATGCTGGAAGGTTCACATTCGATGAGTCTCCAGTTTTTGTGGTCGGCACCACCATTTTGTTGGTGCAATTGGGAGCCATGCTGATAAGGTTTTTGAGGTTGCAACCATCTCATAGTGAAAATGGTTGTGGAATAGGGGAGTTCATATCTAGCACATATGTGGTTGTGTGTTACTTTCCGTACCTCAAAGGATTGTTTGGCAGTGGAAAGTATGGGATTCCACTGTCCACCACATGCAAGTCAGCAATCTCGGCTTTTGTCTTTGTGCACTTATGTAGAAAGTAA